One genomic window of Anabaena sphaerica FACHB-251 includes the following:
- a CDS encoding succinate--CoA ligase subunit alpha gives MNLTPDSKVLIQGFCEFISATHIAQMKAYGTNLVAGVDPGCGGQQIYDLPVFDLVEEAISKFGQIDTTIICVHPYKVLDAALEAIASHIRQIIIISAGVPPLDMVELLRKTETHEILLVGPNSPGIIVPGKILLGTQPSEFYTPGSVGIVSRSSTLTYEVAWELTRAGLGQSISVSIGSDAIVGSSFSQWLQILDEDETTEAIVLVGQPGGESEEAAARYIAEAIDKPVIAYIAGRHAPTTKSWHQSGNLATVVRRDHNFGTTQNKSAAFQAAQVPVAEYPAQIPQLLKKVMGNR, from the coding sequence ATGAACTTAACGCCAGACAGTAAAGTTTTAATTCAAGGGTTCTGTGAATTTATATCAGCAACTCATATTGCTCAAATGAAAGCTTATGGAACTAATTTAGTAGCTGGTGTTGATCCTGGATGTGGTGGACAGCAAATCTACGATCTGCCAGTGTTTGACTTAGTAGAGGAAGCAATATCAAAATTTGGGCAAATTGATACGACGATTATTTGTGTACACCCTTACAAGGTGCTAGATGCGGCTTTAGAAGCGATCGCCTCTCATATTCGACAGATAATTATTATTTCTGCTGGTGTGCCACCTTTGGATATGGTGGAATTACTCCGCAAAACAGAGACTCATGAAATCTTGCTGGTAGGACCCAACAGTCCGGGAATTATTGTTCCTGGTAAAATTCTCTTAGGCACTCAACCTAGTGAATTTTATACTCCTGGTTCAGTGGGAATTGTTAGCCGCAGTAGCACTCTTACTTATGAGGTAGCCTGGGAATTAACCAGAGCGGGTTTGGGTCAATCGATTAGTGTCAGCATTGGTAGTGATGCTATTGTCGGTTCATCTTTCTCTCAGTGGTTACAAATTCTCGATGAGGATGAAACTACAGAAGCGATCGTTTTAGTCGGCCAACCAGGGGGAGAGAGTGAAGAAGCTGCTGCACGATACATAGCTGAAGCTATTGATAAACCTGTCATTGCTTATATTGCAGGTAGACACGCACCAACAACCAAATCTTGGCATCAGTCAGGAAATTTAGCAACCGTTGTTAGACGTGATCATAATTTTGGGACAACACAAAATAAATCAGCGGCTTTCCAAGCAGCACAAGTTCCTGTGGCTGAATATCCTGCTCAAATTCCCCAATTGTTGAAGAAGGTGATGGGGAATAGGTGA
- a CDS encoding CHAT domain-containing protein, with product MIFNTTLLVFFNLLPLPIMAQGSNYNLIKNNKLDEQEEENSFKITPEICEMNAQALEMLPPEVSRYFKDFCDAGKKGGVTENQDILNIFTGVKNERTLENYFQGLEAARKSGNSVQERQLLSIIALGYANKLHFNKALEFYEQALIVNRKNNDPQVEAETLNQIARLYARNRQELQALKYLEQSLAITQGKKDKKNRILRLRLDTLKLMGLIYQYQNQKNQALKIYEEAISIVKGGLIDRQTQGLTLREIGRFYQISGDYAPALSLYKEVLEIGKNDSYVRLLGFKSLGDLYELQNNYAQALEFYEQAVKLTKNDNLDLYLGSSLADVGRIYNRLGRHQEAEKLLIQSVQQAESQYKLTPDDIPENGSSILGNVSSFVDQFTPMLQETEKNSYQELQRSLIAQNKNNAALEISERGRARAFSQLLAINLALSGKRDIAVKNDIINIEQMKQIAQKQKATLVQYSILKKPIQNGVLEYGIDIPNPKAQDDLQLLIWVIKPTGEIAFRQVDLKSINNSLETLVKNSRNAIIRVGTSKKATETSLKELHQLLISPIAEHLPTNPNDRVIFIPDGSLFLVPFVALQDAQGKYLIEKHTILTSPAIRVLDLVHQQRQKVSGKGALVVGNPKMPDYSGKLGEKPQPLSDLPNAELEAQAIAKLLNTQAIIGNNATKQAIVQQMPNARIIHFATHGLLDHYEGLGSAIAFAPSAKDDGFLTAQELVEMKLNAELVVLSACDTGRGVITGDGVIGLSRSFFAAGVPSIVVSLWAVPDAPTSILMTEFYQILQTQPDKAQALRQAMLNTMKKHPAPQNWAAFTLVGEAL from the coding sequence AATTTGTGAAATGAATGCTCAAGCTTTGGAAATGTTACCTCCAGAAGTTTCTAGATATTTTAAAGATTTTTGTGATGCAGGTAAAAAAGGTGGAGTTACTGAAAACCAAGATATATTAAATATATTCACTGGTGTGAAAAATGAGCGCACTTTGGAAAATTATTTTCAAGGTTTAGAAGCAGCTAGAAAATCAGGTAATTCTGTTCAAGAAAGACAATTGCTGTCTATAATTGCATTAGGTTATGCAAATAAACTCCATTTTAATAAAGCACTAGAATTTTATGAACAAGCTTTAATTGTCAATAGGAAGAATAATGATCCACAAGTTGAAGCAGAAACATTAAACCAAATCGCTAGATTATATGCACGCAATAGACAAGAATTGCAAGCTTTAAAATATTTAGAGCAAAGTTTAGCTATCACTCAAGGTAAAAAAGATAAAAAAAATCGAATATTAAGACTGCGATTAGATACTTTAAAATTGATGGGTCTTATCTATCAATATCAAAATCAAAAAAATCAGGCTTTAAAGATTTACGAAGAAGCTATATCTATTGTAAAAGGTGGATTGATAGATAGACAAACCCAAGGTTTAACATTACGGGAAATTGGCAGATTCTATCAAATTAGTGGAGATTATGCTCCAGCTTTATCATTGTATAAAGAAGTTTTAGAGATAGGTAAAAATGATAGTTATGTAAGATTATTGGGTTTCAAAAGTCTTGGTGATTTATATGAATTGCAGAATAATTATGCTCAGGCTTTAGAATTTTATGAGCAAGCTGTAAAATTAACTAAAAACGATAATTTAGACCTATATTTAGGTTCTAGTTTGGCCGATGTAGGGAGAATTTATAATCGTTTAGGAAGGCATCAAGAAGCCGAAAAACTCCTAATTCAATCGGTTCAGCAAGCAGAATCACAATATAAATTAACTCCAGATGATATTCCCGAAAATGGTTCTAGTATTTTAGGTAATGTCTCTAGTTTTGTAGATCAGTTTACACCAATGTTACAGGAAACCGAAAAAAATAGCTATCAAGAATTACAAAGATCACTAATTGCCCAAAATAAAAATAATGCGGCTTTAGAAATATCTGAAAGAGGTAGAGCAAGAGCTTTTAGTCAATTGTTAGCTATTAATCTAGCTTTATCAGGTAAACGAGATATTGCTGTCAAAAATGATATTATCAATATTGAGCAAATGAAACAGATTGCTCAAAAACAAAAAGCAACTTTGGTACAATATTCAATTCTGAAAAAACCTATTCAAAATGGAGTGCTTGAGTATGGAATTGATATTCCCAATCCTAAAGCACAAGATGATTTACAATTATTGATTTGGGTAATTAAACCCACTGGTGAAATCGCTTTTCGTCAAGTTGACTTAAAATCAATTAATAATTCTCTAGAAACTCTGGTAAAAAATAGCCGCAATGCAATTATTAGAGTGGGTACAAGTAAGAAAGCAACAGAAACAAGTTTAAAAGAATTACATCAACTGCTAATTAGCCCTATTGCTGAACATTTACCAACTAACCCGAATGACAGAGTTATTTTTATTCCTGATGGTTCTTTGTTTCTTGTGCCGTTTGTGGCGTTACAAGATGCACAAGGTAAGTACCTGATTGAAAAACATACTATTTTGACATCACCTGCTATTAGAGTCTTAGATTTAGTACATCAGCAAAGACAAAAAGTATCAGGTAAGGGTGCTTTAGTAGTTGGTAATCCCAAAATGCCTGATTATTCTGGTAAGTTAGGTGAAAAACCCCAACCACTTTCAGATTTACCAAATGCAGAGTTAGAAGCACAAGCTATCGCTAAGTTGTTAAATACTCAAGCGATTATTGGCAATAATGCCACAAAACAAGCAATTGTTCAACAAATGCCAAATGCGCGAATCATTCATTTTGCTACACATGGATTATTAGATCATTATGAAGGATTAGGAAGTGCGATCGCTTTTGCACCTTCAGCAAAAGATGATGGTTTCTTGACAGCACAAGAACTGGTAGAAATGAAACTCAATGCAGAATTAGTAGTTTTAAGTGCCTGTGATACCGGGAGAGGAGTTATTACAGGTGATGGAGTAATAGGTTTATCACGTTCTTTCTTTGCTGCTGGAGTTCCTAGCATAGTTGTCTCTTTATGGGCAGTACCGGATGCACCTACATCTATATTAATGACAGAATTTTATCAAATTCTACAAACCCAACCCGATAAAGCTCAAGCACTGCGTCAAGCAATGTTAAACACAATGAAAAAACATCCAGCACCCCAAAATTGGGCAGCGTTTACCCTAGTTGGTGAGGCTTTGTAA
- a CDS encoding DUF2231 domain-containing protein, whose product MFALPLNSQNLPYPDPIHPIVVHFVIAMVCFSFICDLVGYFSRNPRLFEVGFWNIFVAAIAIFVAIIFGQFEAGLAQVYPAVQPTLNFHTVMGWSLGAIIAAVTAWRFVIRNRNPLKVPPTYLGIATFLICLVFLQVYLGSKLFWVYGLHVKPVVEAMKQGASP is encoded by the coding sequence ATGTTCGCTCTGCCTCTTAATAGCCAAAATCTCCCTTACCCTGACCCCATACACCCGATTGTTGTCCATTTTGTAATTGCGATGGTGTGTTTTTCATTCATTTGTGATTTGGTGGGTTATTTCAGCCGCAATCCACGTTTGTTTGAGGTCGGTTTCTGGAATATATTTGTCGCGGCGATCGCTATTTTTGTCGCCATAATCTTTGGACAGTTTGAAGCAGGTCTGGCACAAGTGTATCCAGCAGTCCAGCCTACACTTAATTTTCACACCGTTATGGGTTGGTCACTTGGGGCGATTATTGCCGCTGTGACAGCTTGGCGGTTTGTAATTCGCAATCGCAACCCCCTCAAAGTTCCTCCTACATATCTTGGTATTGCTACGTTTTTGATTTGTCTGGTGTTCTTGCAGGTATATCTTGGCAGCAAATTATTTTGGGTATACGGGTTGCACGTCAAGCCTGTCGTTGAAGCGATGAAGCAGGGAGCTTCTCCATGA
- a CDS encoding succinate--CoA ligase subunit beta, with product MDLLEYQVKEWFNKMGIPVLPSQRIDHPTDLKRLKIRYPIVLKSQVHADERAKAGGVRIVETTIDAIAAAQNIFNLPIWGELPEVLLAETKYDAKDEFYLAVVLDTALCRPVLLGCKEPDIDWESPGEKMQYVVVEQEFSPFYARRLGLKMGLQGALIQSISDIVEKMYQLFVQKDLDLVEINPLAVSVSGQVMALNGKVRVNERAINRHPEIAQMAAKMLGRHRSSKINSTLGDWDGLEMHGKIGILGNGTGSVLTTLDAVVNAGGKPGVSLNLRHSFLTDTGPTTFCDRLETGLKILAADKSIQVILINFLGSIPQVSEVPEVIANFIQLDPKELKSHLSNGSKNQPKHLPRLVLRLAGSDFQDARKYLATLKPEGETLIIVENLDEAVTQAVRLSKLPAYKR from the coding sequence ATGGATTTATTGGAGTACCAAGTTAAGGAATGGTTTAACAAGATGGGAATTCCTGTCTTACCATCTCAACGAATTGACCATCCTACAGATTTAAAACGCTTAAAAATTCGCTATCCGATTGTACTAAAATCGCAAGTACACGCAGATGAACGGGCTAAAGCTGGTGGAGTCAGGATTGTAGAAACCACCATCGATGCGATCGCAGCTGCTCAAAATATCTTTAATTTACCAATTTGGGGGGAATTGCCAGAGGTTTTACTGGCAGAAACTAAGTATGATGCCAAAGATGAATTTTATCTGGCTGTAGTTTTAGATACGGCCCTGTGTCGTCCAGTGCTTTTAGGTTGTAAAGAACCAGATATTGATTGGGAATCTCCAGGGGAGAAAATGCAATATGTGGTTGTAGAACAAGAATTTTCGCCATTTTATGCCAGAAGACTGGGATTGAAAATGGGCTTACAGGGTGCGCTAATACAGTCGATCAGCGATATTGTAGAAAAAATGTATCAGTTATTTGTGCAGAAAGACCTAGATTTAGTAGAGATAAATCCTCTAGCTGTCAGTGTTTCTGGGCAAGTTATGGCACTCAATGGTAAAGTCAGAGTCAACGAACGGGCAATTAACCGTCATCCAGAAATAGCCCAAATGGCGGCAAAAATGCTTGGCCGTCATAGAAGCAGTAAGATTAACAGCACCTTGGGTGATTGGGATGGGTTAGAAATGCACGGCAAAATCGGTATATTAGGCAATGGTACTGGTTCGGTGTTGACAACCTTGGATGCAGTCGTTAATGCAGGTGGTAAACCTGGTGTGTCTTTAAATTTACGACATTCTTTTTTGACTGATACCGGACCTACTACATTTTGCGATCGCCTGGAAACAGGTCTAAAAATCTTAGCTGCTGACAAAAGCATTCAAGTGATTCTGATTAACTTTTTGGGTTCTATTCCTCAAGTTTCCGAAGTGCCAGAAGTCATTGCTAATTTTATCCAACTAGACCCAAAAGAACTCAAATCCCATCTGTCTAATGGCAGTAAAAATCAGCCCAAACATTTACCCAGGTTGGTTCTCCGTCTTGCTGGTTCTGATTTTCAGGATGCCAGGAAATATTTAGCTACACTCAAACCCGAAGGTGAGACGCTGATCATAGTAGAAAATTTAGATGAGGCCGTCACGCAAGCAGTCCGTCTATCTAAGTTACCTGCTTATAAAAGGTAG
- a CDS encoding cytochrome c oxidase subunit II: protein MVRFWEYLLIAGLIAVLLVVSHWIGQQAYAWMPLEATAEAQKVDDLFSFLVSIGAFIILGLVAMMVYSILFFRAPKYDYSEGHPSRGDLKLEILWTAIPTLLVLWIAFQGFNIYQQLDVLGLRQIVHLHTPLESQPAYAIATGEKPKPAAETIEVFVKQWDWSFRYPNNVTSNELHLPVNLRTRLNMHAKDVLHSFYVPEFRLQQYIVPGRDIDLVVTPTRTGKYKLKDALFSGTYFALMDANVQVESLEQYNQWLTTAEQEPTTIKNQAVAEYTQPPKTLFKSGWYTVAPNQTAIAQNAVP, encoded by the coding sequence ATGGTTAGATTTTGGGAATATTTACTAATAGCTGGTTTGATTGCAGTGCTGCTCGTTGTCAGCCATTGGATTGGGCAGCAAGCTTATGCTTGGATGCCTCTTGAAGCTACAGCAGAAGCACAAAAAGTAGATGATTTGTTTAGCTTCTTAGTTTCAATCGGAGCATTTATTATCCTTGGGCTTGTAGCCATGATGGTGTACTCGATACTTTTCTTTCGCGCACCCAAATATGACTACAGCGAAGGACACCCATCTAGAGGCGATCTCAAGCTAGAAATTTTATGGACGGCGATTCCAACTTTGCTAGTTTTGTGGATTGCATTCCAAGGCTTCAATATTTATCAGCAATTAGATGTTCTAGGTCTGAGGCAAATCGTACATTTACATACACCCCTAGAATCACAACCAGCCTACGCCATAGCGACTGGTGAGAAACCTAAACCAGCTGCTGAGACTATTGAGGTCTTCGTAAAGCAGTGGGACTGGTCTTTCCGTTATCCAAATAATGTTACCAGCAATGAATTACACCTGCCTGTAAATCTTCGTACTCGCCTCAATATGCACGCTAAGGATGTACTCCACAGTTTTTATGTCCCTGAATTCCGTTTACAGCAGTATATTGTCCCTGGACGGGATATTGACCTCGTAGTTACACCCACTCGCACAGGGAAATACAAGCTAAAAGATGCTCTATTTAGTGGTACTTACTTTGCTTTGATGGATGCCAATGTACAGGTTGAATCCCTTGAGCAATATAACCAGTGGCTGACCACAGCGGAACAAGAACCAACAACCATCAAAAATCAGGCAGTAGCTGAGTATACCCAACCGCCAAAAACATTGTTCAAGAGTGGCTGGTACACTGTCGCACCTAATCAAACGGCAATCGCACAGAACGCAGTGCCGTAG
- a CDS encoding DUF2231 domain-containing protein — MNSQLIDSLGLRLGANALPYEIPMHPQFVHLTLGLFIIGILFDIAGAIFSRERPIFKFLGLPAIRSGFFDVGWYNLLGAAVVTFFTVAFGFFELLLANPQVNYKSDWGLSASWTMLLHGLGGVLLLGVIVAMTVWRCLQRYHWRKDASRQVQWSYLLVGILTLGILYVHGTLGAQLGEEFGIHVTAAKLLQEGTNPNLLLK, encoded by the coding sequence ATGAACTCGCAGCTAATTGACTCTTTAGGATTGAGGTTAGGTGCTAACGCACTACCCTACGAAATTCCCATGCACCCGCAATTCGTTCATTTGACATTGGGTTTGTTTATTATCGGTATTTTATTTGACATAGCAGGAGCTATTTTCTCCAGAGAACGACCAATCTTCAAATTTTTGGGTCTTCCCGCCATCCGTTCTGGTTTCTTCGATGTTGGCTGGTACAACCTTTTGGGGGCGGCTGTTGTGACATTTTTCACTGTCGCATTTGGTTTTTTCGAGCTACTGCTGGCAAATCCACAAGTTAATTACAAGAGTGATTGGGGGTTGAGTGCCTCTTGGACAATGCTTTTGCATGGTTTGGGTGGCGTTTTGTTGCTGGGGGTCATCGTTGCCATGACTGTGTGGAGATGTTTACAACGCTACCACTGGCGCAAGGATGCTTCCAGACAAGTGCAGTGGAGTTATTTGTTAGTAGGCATTCTGACGCTCGGTATTTTGTATGTCCACGGAACTTTAGGAGCGCAATTGGGAGAGGAGTTTGGTATTCACGTTACAGCGGCTAAGTTACTTCAAGAAGGTACAAACCCAAATTTGCTGCTCAAATAA
- a CDS encoding shikimate dehydrogenase, whose translation MNNQDHNYCQQITGKSKLLGVIGYPVEHSLSPVMHNAALSKLGLDYVYLPFPIAPENLETAIAGFAAIGIVGFSVTIPHKQAILPLLTEISPIAQAIGAVNTVTRQGDGWVGTNTDVEGFIAPLQTTYQQDWSQKKAVILGNGGAARAVVAGCIQLGLAEIHVVGRNIYKLKDFRQSWENSPFADKFQVHAWEELPNLIPQANLLVNTTPIGMYPHVDQSPLSGEEMVKLPSGAIAYDLIYIPKPTKFLHQAEEQGAIPIDGLEMLVQQGAAALKIWLQEEKVPVAQMRQALQNHLGI comes from the coding sequence ATGAATAACCAAGATCATAATTATTGTCAGCAAATCACTGGAAAATCTAAACTTCTAGGAGTTATTGGCTATCCTGTAGAACATTCTCTATCACCAGTGATGCACAATGCAGCATTGAGTAAATTGGGCTTAGATTATGTTTATTTGCCTTTTCCTATTGCACCGGAAAATTTAGAGACAGCGATCGCAGGTTTTGCAGCTATTGGTATTGTTGGTTTTAGTGTGACAATTCCCCATAAACAGGCCATATTACCTTTATTAACAGAAATTTCCCCTATTGCTCAAGCTATAGGTGCAGTCAATACCGTGACTCGTCAAGGTGACGGGTGGGTGGGAACAAACACAGATGTAGAAGGCTTTATTGCCCCTCTGCAAACCACTTATCAGCAAGATTGGAGTCAAAAAAAGGCGGTAATTTTAGGTAATGGTGGTGCGGCCAGGGCGGTTGTTGCTGGTTGTATTCAGCTAGGTTTAGCAGAAATTCATGTCGTAGGACGCAATATATATAAATTAAAGGATTTTCGTCAAAGTTGGGAAAATTCACCCTTTGCAGATAAATTTCAAGTCCATGCTTGGGAAGAATTACCAAACCTAATTCCCCAAGCTAATTTGTTAGTAAATACCACTCCTATCGGGATGTATCCCCACGTAGATCAATCACCTTTAAGTGGAGAGGAGATGGTTAAATTACCTTCAGGTGCTATCGCTTATGATTTAATCTACATCCCCAAACCTACGAAATTTTTACACCAGGCAGAAGAACAAGGTGCAATTCCCATTGATGGTTTAGAAATGCTAGTTCAGCAAGGTGCAGCAGCATTGAAAATCTGGTTGCAAGAGGAAAAAGTACCTGTAGCCCAAATGCGCCAAGCATTGCAAAATCACCTGGGTATATAG